The proteins below are encoded in one region of Rhododendron vialii isolate Sample 1 chromosome 7a, ASM3025357v1:
- the LOC131332860 gene encoding uncharacterized protein LOC131332860, producing MLAYPVRLISRMDSLKYLFEKPTLTGKLARWLLMLAEFELKYVTRKSVKGRAIAEFLADHPVKGGKDAEFKFPNEDLMTIAEDVWKLYFDGAANQEGFGIGVLLISPNGSHILFAFKLNFEVTNNQAEYEACIVDMEAAIEIGVEKLEKVKEEKLKPYHQDLEDLIPHSNKVTFTHVPRLNNQFADVLATLASMVKIPIRVKLRKRRISPEASKKDRIALQRLASRYIICEGNMYQRSHCGMHKLCIHREEAKWVMEEIHEGVCGLHMNGMMLAKKILRQGYFWSTMETKCIEYVRRCNKCQIHVNLMHVPPSELYQMTSPWPFSVCGTDVIGRITPAASNGHKFILVAIDYFTKWVEATSYATLTAIQVAHFIKQNVIYRYWVPQAFISDNGVHFKGRAKEVLEEF from the exons ATGCTGGCATACCCGGTAaggttgatttctcgaatggactCTCTGAAATACCTATTTGAGAAACCAACTCTCACTGGGAAACTAGCACGATGGCTACTCATGTTAGCAGAATTTGAGCTCAAGTACGTTACCAGGAAGTCAGTAAAAGGAAGGGCTATCGCGGAATTCTTGGCCGATCATCCTGTTAAGGGAGGCAAAGATGCTGAATTCAAATTCCCTAATGAAGATCTGATGACCATAGCCGAGGATGTTTGGAAATTATATTTCGATGGAGCAGCCAATCAGGAAGGATTCGGAATTGGTGTGTTGTTAATCTCACCCAATGGATCTCACATTCTGTTCGCTTTCAAGTTAAACTTTGAAGTCACCAACAATCAGGCAGAATACGAGGCTTGCATCGTCGACATGGAAGCAGCCATCGAAATCGGTGTGGAGAAATTGGAA AAAGTCAaggaggaaaagctgaagccatATCACCAAGACCTTGAGGACCTCATTCCTCATTCTAATAAGGTGACTTTTACTCACGTGCCAAGGCTTAATAACCAATTTGCAGATGTTCTCGCCACATTGGCATCCATGGTCAAAATTCCTATTAGGGTGAAACTAAG AAAGAGGAGAATATCCCCTGAAGCAAGCAAGAAGGATCGGATAGCTCTCCAAAGATTGGCATCTCGGTACATCATTTGCGAAGGGAATATGTATCAGAGATCCCACTGTGGAATGCACAAGCTATGTATCCACAGAGAAGAAGCTAAATGGGTAATGGAAGAGATTCATGAGGGAGTATGCGGCTTGCATATGAATGGCATGATGCTCGCTAAGAAAATTCTAAGGCAAGGATACTTTTGGTCCACCATGGAAACAAAATGCATAGAGTATGTACGACGATGCAATAAATGCCAGATCCATGTCAATCTCATGCATGTTCCACCATCCGAACTATATCAGATGACTTCTCCCTGGCCTTTCTCAGTTTGCGGAACTGATGTTATTGGAAGAATTACGCCGGCAGCATCCAACGGTCATAAGTTCATTCTGGTTGCTATTGATTATTTCACAAAGTGGGTAGAAGCTACTTCCTATGCAACCCTAACTGCGATACAAGTTGCACATTTCATCAAGCAGAATGTCATTTATCGATATTGGGTTCCGCAGGCATTTATATCAGATAATGGGGTTCATTTCAAAGGCCGAGCCAAGGAAGTTTTGGAAGAGTTTTAG